The sequence below is a genomic window from Takifugu flavidus isolate HTHZ2018 chromosome 11, ASM371156v2, whole genome shotgun sequence.
tgttacaTTGGGGTTCTCTCCTGTGTCAAGGTCAAGGATTGTCAAGCCGCATAAGAATGGATGTCAAAACTCCGTGAAGCGTCGAGGCTTTCTGGATATTTTTTGCAGTGTGGAGGCAGAGTCCGTGTGGAGACCGTGGGACGGAGAGGATAGTGCGCCCCGTCCCGACAGCATCACACATCTACtcttcacagacacacaggctgTTTGTTGCGTTcgtttgagattttttttaaaaacggaaATAGCGTAACGTAAAATGCGAGGAGGTGAACGATCATTTCGAATGCTGAAACTCTACTGACAATAATCTGAGAAATGTTGTAGATAGCGATCGAGGAGAGCCGTTTTGCAAAGAAAAGAGATACCAAAAGCCGCGACTGCTACAGAAATCTACAGAAAAAAGGGTTTAACCTGGCAAAGAAATGAGAGTGTCGGTCCAGTCCTGCAGGCTCGGAATGGTGACCGCGCTGATCCCTGCAGGACgaagaggagaacagagagaaaagagagcagaAGGGACACTTCTCTGCACTGTCTACAGATTTATTCAAACCGTACTGGAATTTCAAAGTGAATAATATAGATTTTTAAACTTGTCGATGTTTGAAGGTGCacggggggaaaaagaaaacggAGTAAAGCTGGTTATTTTCTGGGTACGTACCTGTGATTATTCCGGTGTCTGGTCCTGTGTATTGTTGAGACGAATTCAGGATGGAGCAGCAGCCACATGAGTCGCTCCTGGGTTTGTCAGGGGGGTGTGCTGCTTTTCACTAGACAGCCTCAGTCAGACCGAGGTCAACGAGGGagcaaaattaaataaataatacggACATTCAAGCACAACAAGCCTTGATTCCGCGCCTGCTTTCACTTTCTGACAATAGTCAacacctttttatttctttctgtcATCAGgggtcccttctctctctcactccacATGACGTAGCATCTGCTTTGTTTATTTGCTGCCCTTATTGGAACAGGAGTTACTAATGTAGTAATTTAGAAAGCAACACATCAGCCGGTGCCTCATTCATAATTTCCAGTGCGCGTTTCGGAGAATATTCAGAGCAAACAAACGCGGGCGCGTTACTCTGGCAGAGAAATTATTCATTGGTAAAAAAGTTTTCAAATGCGTTGCAAAAGTTTCTCACAGTCCTCCAGCATCGCTGTTTAGGCGAGGTGATTCCCTCGACGCCCCGTTATGTGATTCAGCCTgcagaattgtgtttgtgttgtcgaGCATTTGGAGGTTTAAGGCGTAAGTAAACGGAGAAGAGCCTAAATGCGCGCTGTGCATTCAGAGCTGCCGTCCCCCGCTGCTCGGAACATTTAGCAAGCCTACGGATAAACACACAATCAGGGCAGGTGAATAAACTTTTAGGGGGGGTGTTAATTACATGCTTAACGTAAACAAAAGGCGTGTTTAAGAATGTGAATTACCAGTGGCTTTTCCTTCAATCCCCATTCAGGTTTTACATTTCACCTCTAGTCTTTTCTAGGGATGATTTCCGAGTTGCCTGCGAGGGCAAACCTCCCAAACAAGGCTGCTCACAGCACATAATGCTAGATAAGACCTGCAGCCTCGCTTCCAATGGTTATCACCCAAATTGGTGCTCCGGGAGCCCGGACAGGTAAGGCTTTGCATAGCCGGAGCAGCAGTGCCAGGAATGCACTCACGTTGGGGCCGAAAGTacatgagaaagagagagaggagagagtgggagagggaggggggttagTTTTAACACCAGCGTGAAAATACCAGCCTTTACTTCCAGTCCACAGAGCTTTCCACCGGGACCAATTCAAGTGCCACTTGGAATTAGTCCTCTTGGTGTTCGTATAGCAGTGCAGCGGACAGGTTTGATCCCACACAGCCTTCTCccacacatgcgcgcacgcacgcaacATATAGAAAAAGACCCAAAGTCTGATCCAGTAAATGGATTATCACAAACTCTTCAATCTCACCCACAGACGGAAACTCACCTGAATGCAAAGAAATAATATCGGAATAATCATCACACCACCTCACAGGTTTAGTGATTCAGAAGATGGAGGTGAAATGTTAAGCTGGTCTGGTTCTCCCTCCAAGCTGGAAGTCGGTGGTCTGTCCCAGTCCCGGAGAATGTCAAAAATCTGAGAGAGCGAGAAGGAAAAGTTTTGAATTCCTGTATGATTTGGTAGAAAGGCAGCTTAGGATCATTATGTCAGCTTTATTGAGGACGGATTAAGCCGAGTCTAGATGCTGCGCCGTGCACGGCCCTTTCATAATGTGAGCCCTGTTCTGTTGGAGCGGACTCACACTATTTTAACACCCTGTAAGCCCTGTCTAAATATGAAGCCGCCTTAGCCATAAACATGAAAATCACACCGCCACGGCTACTGGTGTAAGCCGAACCGTGTGACTGGACGAGGACATTGATCACGTCCTTACCCTAAatcaaacataaaaacatgGCTTTTATGTCCCCAAGAAGCTTTGTGTTGCCATTTAATTGCAATTCCACAACTAATGGTAGTAATTGGAGGGTAttagtataaaaaaaaaaccgaGCTAAACTGGCGACATTAAGAGGGCGACGGCATGGCAAAGTAGTTTAAAAGCTAAAACGCACTTAGCTTTGTTTAATCAGTACAACGCTGCGCATCGATGTTCATTTGGAACCCTAAATAATGTTGGAACTAAGGCAGCGGGCAGGGCGCCAGGGCTGCGCCGGGGGTCTGTGAGTTAGGGCCGGCGACGGCAGAGGGGGGGAGCGGCACCACACTGCATCACACCCGGACACACAGCAAGTCCAACCCAAGTCCACAAAAGATGAATACGATTAGACCTGTGTACAGATCTGACCCCCGGTCTACCGCAAACATTACGTGCGTGTCAAAAGTcatcaaataaataataatcataGTCATAATGGAGTGATAACATTTGTATGAAAAAGACAGACGTCCCCAGAACCGCTTAACCTGTCAGCAAAAGCGATGACTTGATCACAAGACAACAGTGGTAAGCAAAAATGTACAGCGATAATTTGCGTCTATTCAGAGCGCGTATTCCGGAGTCGCCGTGACTGGTTGTCCATTTGTCACCCTTTAAAAAGCTCCGGctgcccctctccctccctccctccctccctccctccctcccgacTCCGCCAAGCATCTCCAGTCTACATATCTTCTTTAGCTTTAACGAGACTCGTTAAGATCGCAATAATATTCCACCCTCTAATTGCTCATTCCATTCAGCAGATAGGCGAGCATTGCCTTGCGCCTGATGCGGTGCGGTGCGGTGGGAGGGTTGCTGTGGAGATTGGAGACTCTGATAACCCCCCGTGCGTGTTGCACAAGTGGTGAAAGCCTCGCGCTACGTACTGGCTAATGATTGGCACGCTTGACAGTGATTGGCAGGGCTGCCATGACAACGCTACAACGACACCAAGAAGACCAAtagaaaagggaaacaaaatGTTTCAATGCTACACTCAACAGCGGATTTAGGGGGGAGATATTATGAGGCTGGTGTCATTAGGCGATAGCCATTGAATCATTCAATCTTTTTTACTAGCCGTGTTTTTTCGGTTTTCCCTTTTCTCGgtaattttctttctctctcaggtCATTTCCATGGTTTTCAGATCCCCCTTAGAGCTTTATCCCTCCCATTTCTTCCTGCCAAACTTCGCTGATCGCCCTCTGCTCCTGGCGAACAGCGCTCCCACCACCAGGTCTCCAGAAGACTTGTCCATGTTTCAGCTACCGACCCTCAACTTCTCCCCGGAGCAGGTGGCAAGCGTCTGCGAGACGCTGGAAGAGACCGGGGACATCGAACGGCTGGGCCGCTTCCTCTGGTCCCTGCCGGTGGCTCCGGGAGCATGCGAGGCGATCAACAAGCACGAGTCCATCCTGCGCGCCCGGGCCGTGGTCGCGTTCCACACGGGGAATTTCAGAGACCTCTACCACATCCTGGAGAACCACAAGTTCACCAAGGAATCGCACGGCAAACTGCAGGCTATGTGGCTGGAAGCGCATTATCAGGAGGCCGAGAAACTCCGCGGCCGCCCGCTCGGACCGGTCGATAAGTACCGGGTGCGGAAGAAGTTTCCGCTGCCTCGGACCATCTGGGACGGTGAGCAGAAGACGCACTGTTTCAAAGAGCGGACACGGAGCCTGCTACGGGAGTGGTACCTTCAGGACCCATACCCAAACCCCAGCAAGAAAAGGGAACTGGCTCAAGCCACTGGACTCACTCCCACACAGGTCGGAAACTGGTTTAAAAACAGAAGGCAACGAGACAGAGCAGCGGCGGCCAAAAACAGGTTTGTGCTTCGCTCTTTTTGgccaaaacaagagaaaagttTGTGTAAAATGCGCAAAGTGAAAGACGAAATTTTATTAAACGTGTTGTTTACTGACCGAGAAAAAGACAACTGtgtcagggagagagaggagaggcagcggcCACATTTCTGTTATGCAAGAACCGAATACAACCGAATTCTTCTCtgttattaataatataataataaatattctTACACAACGTTCAAGCACGTAGTTTACATTTTGATAGAAAACAACCTCTAGTAAATCTAAAAAGTCCAAaatattattaaaatgaataatatCTAGCTTTTAATTCGTCAAGTTTCTTACAAAGagttgtttgtatttttttctaaaagacattttttataaataaaagaaaCGCTGAAATTGTTGACATCATAACAATTTATACCAAGATAAGCCCATTGTAGCATAAACAACTAATGCATCTGGCtataatagtaaaaaaaaaatctaacaatATTATGATGATAGATATTCAATAATTAGGCAACATTTCTTTAGGCAAATTTTAAattattcacttttattttagATAAAAATCTggaataaatctgttttcacAGAAATGTAAAACAGTGGAGTCCTTTGCCCTCATTTATTAGGATTTGTTCATCACTAAAAATACGTGATTCTTCTCATTgctggaaaaaaagatgatttgaAAGGATAATGGAGATATTATTGATATTACTGGACTAAAAACAGCCCGTGtattaaaaactatttaaaGACATAGCTGTATTCATAACATCAAGTATGGTATCATTCCACTGAAATATTATAATTGATTAGAAAATAGCTCAGAGAGGACTAAGCCATATGAAGCACATTCTAATCTTTTAGCTAAATGAATAGATATATTTCCATGCTGATATTATCCCACCGCGGTGGTTATTATCATGAGTGGACAGAAAGGAAACATTTCAGATTATTGGAGTTCCCAACGTCACACATTTATACACGtccatcaaaataaaacacatttgtgacAAAGCTTAGTGACATTTTACAAACGGACGCAAGAGTAATTTCATTCAAattatgttttttcttttgcaacTGTGGGGGACAATTGAGAGGGACAATTGATGTTACGAGTAAAATGGCCACAAACGCGGAAAGAAAactgagaaaataaataagatgaAACAATCATGGAAATGATTTAAATCAGAGATTTATATATAGAAGGCAGCAGCCTGGAATTAACGCTTGTTTTCTTGTAATGATACTAAATCCCAGACTGCTGACTTGCGCGTCGATTTTTCCTCATTATGTGGACAAAAAGGAGAATCCATTAAATTTATTCCAACATTTGGTATTCTAAATAGTGCTGTGTTTTGTCCCCTGGAAGCTGGCTATTTGATAAAAGCATGCATGCATGGCTGGGGCCGGCAGGGGGAAAGAAAGGCGAGTTTGAACCCCTATTTTGCAgtaggaggaggggaagggggacaTTCTCAGGTCTAATTGCCATTTCtctgattttctcttctttttcccctcccctactcgcctcttttcttctccaggcTCCAGCACCAAGCAATAGGACCGAGCGGTATGAGGTCCCTATCAGAGGCCGGCCTCACCCCTCACAGCTCGGCAGAGTCGCCCTCGACCGCAGCCAGTCCCACCACCAGCGTTTCCAGTATGACAGAGAGAGTTGATACTGGGACGTCCATCCTGTCTGTCACATCCAGCGACTCTGAGTGCGATGTATGATACGGAGGAAGAAAATaacctaaaaacaaacaaaagagaaataTTTACAGGGAAAATGGacctgagaggaagaaaaaaaagacttgtgAAATATCTCGGATGAAAAAAAGGACCGATTGATATAAAAATATTAAGATTAAAAGAGATAAAAGcacgtcttttttttaattaagaagCGCTTTCAAAGGACCCAcgcctccctctccttttcATACCCCCACGACACACTAGACTACTAGACTATTGcatgtcttttttatttttgatttcgTAATCAGGGAAAATGACCTAAGTTCAagatttttccatcaggaaCGTCGGTCAgagggaataaaaacagctcGTCTTGGTATCTTCGTCGTCCGCCCCCATCTCTGTTGACACTGACGGCTTCAGACCCGCCACGCAAGACAAGATGCAATCCTCTTTTTACTTTGTGTTCATCAGACAATCATTTTAAGTCCTATAAGCACCTTTTAAATACACTTCTGTCACTGCCTGTGTGGGGTTCATGCTCAAAAAGATGACGAACGGGATCGTTTATGACTGtatcagatttttatttttattttcaaaattttATATTGAATTATGTATATCTCAAATAAGGCGATCATTCTCCCGGTCTGTAAAATACGTGTAGAAATATGCCTGTATATAATTATTGCTCTCCCCTCGTCTCATCCTCTTTTCTATCCCTTCCTCACTTTTCTCGACTTGGTGTTCCTACATAAAATATTTGTCAAACTTATACTGAAGTGCTCTAGGAGTGTTTGTGGGATTGGTGGGGgtgcggtggtggtggtggtggtggtggggggggaacACTGACCTGTGTTTATCAGTCACGCTCgtgctaaaaacaaacaaaaaatcttTATTACTCCATTCAGCCTGTCTCATCCTTCACTCCCTGACGAACTTCTGTACATTATTCAGTGTTTCCTTCCTGCGGTTCTGATGTTAATTTGTACcatacatttaaaatcaaatacaGTATTCTGTTTGTTATACCTCTTTGCatgatgtctgtctctccatccgATTACGGATAAGGACATTGTTAAGTGGTTGAGCACATGTTCATATTGGGCCATTATTGGATTGTGGAAGCATTAATGCTCATCGTGGCTTATGGCTCGGGGACCAGGTTAGACGGTCAAAGGGCTGAACTCGTCTAAATTTAGTCGTTTAGTTTCCAGACTTGGCTTTCAGGGTGCTTTTACTTCTTCCGCTGGTGTCCACGAATCAAGCTGTGGTTTTCCAGGCGATCGCGTCACTCTTGGAGAAATTCGAAAGTTCTAAATTCTAGTTTTCACCCATGTTCGTCATCATATTACTTTCTTTATTGTTCAGATTTCGGTTAAATCTCCACAACTCTGCACTACTCAAACACTTGCAAACGTCAACGCCATGTAGCACTTTAAAATGTGAGTGCTATTTCCCCTTTTGTTTACCGTTGCTAGTGAATACAGAAATTAAGTAAACGCGCCATTAAATGGGCTAATCACGATGGGACTCCTCCCCTGTCCCAATCTCCCTTTGTGGGTCGCTGAAAAGAGCTTTTCTTCCTCGGACGAGAACCATTTCCCCCTCCAAAAAGGCTTTCTCTCCTGCAGTCCCCTTCCATCTAAATCCCCAACCAATTATGCGCTAGGCCAGGCCAAATTTGTTGCAGGACGCTGTTGGAGGAGCACCAGTTTCGGAGGAAACACTTGCGCAAAGATTTCTTCTCCGTCCTAAACGCGCATAGTTCTGAGGGTCCCCCCGTGACGGGGCTTTATTAAAAGTATGCAACCCGtgagtgctgcagcagaaagtaggacagatgctgctgctgcagctgcctcgGGTGGAGAGCAGAACTTACAAAACGGAGAAGCGACTCTTAAAACGGCTGCAGCGGCATCGTGAGCGCGGCCATGCGGCTCCTTCAGCCTTTCCGCAGGCGTCCGACTTTATGGAAAGTGAAACTGAAACTTCTCTATTTTGACAAGTGAAGATCGAGGCTAGGCTGAACAAAGTGGTGTGTCCTAAGTTTGGAAAATTGGCCTTAAAGCCAAAGAAATAAATCTGCGCAAAAGAGGGTGAAAAGGACGTTAATTTTAGATAAAAGCCAAAGAACAATATCCACTCCAACAGTGGCTAATCGggcacatttacattacatttgttAATCCAATGGATATTAACAAAACGGAATACAAACGCGATACAAGCATTTTAAACGTCTATCTTGGGGTTGACGTGAAGCTGTTTTAGATGTCTTTTAGTTTTTCCTTTGATGCTCAGCTCACACATGAGCCTCCGACAGTATAACAAtcaaaatgcagaaaacaaaCGCGTCCAGCGAGTCAATGAGCCCGTGATCCTGAAATAACTGAGGCCGCAGCTCTGAACGCTGCTGAGCTCGGTTTCATGCCTGCCCGGCTgaaccccctcaccccccaccccccaccaaaCCACCGTCAGGCCGCTGCACATGAGCAAAATCTGGATCACATTTGAAACTCATTTTGCGTTTGAAATCGGTCTGTCGGAGGCAGATAGGCCGTATCAAGAGCACCGAGGGGCCACGGCACCGCCGATCCACCGGACCCTTATCAGgggcccccacccccacccctccatttACGCACTCCACAAGTTTTATTGGCACGCAGTGATTGAGATTAAATTAATCGTAAACTGAAGAGCATTTTTATCGCAAAGGAGGACACGAGGATTAGGGCAATATCTGAGAGATGGAGCAACAGATAGAGACTCATGAATACCAAACAGGCCATGAATGGGCGCCTCACTCATTATCCCTGACTCTGGAAATACACTCATATATTCAATATGAAGGTATCGAAGTCCTCAAATAATCAAAAGAAGGCGTTTTAAACGTACATTACCGTCTCACTTTAAGTGCTACAGATTTCAACTTctaccaaaacaacaaaaacaagagcCACGCCACCAAATTCAGTCTCAGAAAGGAAATCTCCAAATATATTCTCTTGGTTTCTCCACTAGGACATGTGAGACGTGTGCAGACGTCCGTCTTTGCAGCAACCATATGTGGGccaaagaggcagcagagaaaagtTTTGAAGTGTGAGTCTGTCTGTTGCTGGCTGGGGTCATTAACAGTGGGGGAGCTCTTGTTCGTGATCTGTCAACTCAAATATGGATCACAAGACAAAGGAACTTAGCGAGGAGTAATCTCTGTGTGTGATACTTACATGAGAGTAAACGAGAATGTGAGACGAGTGCGGCAAACAATAGAAACTCGCATGTTTTTCTACTTTTCGCTTGTTTTGCAGCATCGTCTTTGTGCATTTGTCAAACAACATTTTCGTGAACAGCGCGACCAACGTCAACAACATAAAGAAGATTAATTTTTTCATGGCTTCCAGATTTGAAGCCAAAGTGATTCTAAGTGCATCTGAGAGGAGGAAATCACGAGTAAACGTTGGTCTGAAAAATATTGCTGATTGTGTTTGGACTGATGGCTGTTGATCCTCTTAGAGGCCAGATTTTACCTTCCTCTTCACAGCATCTCCTGTACCGAAGGGAATCCTGACAGTCTGTTCAGCCGaagaataaaagaaggatgTGGGAACTATAAAACCGCATTTCACCGGTGACCTAAACACAACTTTTTTTATCAGCGTGTTCATGCTGCACTCAAAGGCACCAATTTTCTTATAGCTGTCATAGCAGCTCTCGGGGCTAAACTAGGTGCTCTCATTGCCTCATTATGTGGAAGTCAGCATTCAGGTGAACCGCAGCAAACTGACAGATCTTTGAATCGAAGCGGTGCAGGAAATATAATAAAGCGCAGTAAATTCAGAGGTTGATAATAAAATCCTGCTGTTTGGTGTGTGCTGGAATTGGTGAGCGACAAGGAGACTTGTGACATTTTGACTTGGATCattttaacccttgtgtggtgttcgggtctgtgggacccgttttcactttttaaaagaaaaatgataaaattaattaattttatcacACAAGGGTTAAATGTGTGGCCACTTCAGTGCTGCGTAAAGCGCACGAATGTCTGCGTCTCAGTCGCCCTGCACCTGCTATTTGTTGACAACTGGTCAACCCATagccccatcacacacacacacacacacacacacacacacacaccacacacacacacacacacacacacacacacaccgtcaaaGACAAGGGGCAGCGTCCATATTCGGGGTCACATAAGGCAGTGATACGAGACCAACTGCGCGCTTCCATTAGCTGATGTAGGCTGCCGTGTACGCACAGATGGGATCATACTctcaggttgtgtgtgtgtgtgcgtgtgtgtgtgtgagttggggagggggtggtAAGAAATACTCCAGTCTAATGCTTATCAGCGTGGACTGCCATTGCACAAGCctcatctttttaaaacaagCATAACATGAAAGCAACCCAACTCTGGCTTACTCAAGCGAACACTTTCAACACCACCCcttccccctgtgtgtgtgtgtgtgtgtgtgtgtgtgtgtgtgtgtgtgtgtctgcgcgcgcGCAGGCTGTGATCTCTCGCCTTGTGCACACCGAGTGGACAGAGGGCTGAGCAGCTTAAATAGAGCCCCAGCACCTGTGTTTTCTACCGCTGTTCTCAGGCCTTCTTAGCGTGACACACACTCGTACAGCACCGTGAAAACTGCCTTATTAACAGCAtatgttggggtggggggtgtcagaGAAGGGAGGGGGTAGAATTTCTATCTTCAGAAACTGAATAATTAAAATCATGTTACGATCTCATTTCTGATTTGGCGGTTATGATTGTAAATATTCTTATTTGAAAATACCCCCCCCATGCAACAAATACCTCATCAAATAACACGGCCTGCGTGTactttgcatatttatttagtACAATTACATTTAAACTCTTAGTCTTTTCTTAGGCTATAATTGTCAAGACAAGGACGTCTAAATAGTTTATTAGGGGAAAGTAATCACTGCGGGACTCTGTCCTGCTCTCGGACTTTTTAATGGAAAGTCCCCCTTTTGCTCCCCCTCTTCCGTCCATGAACTGCTGATTGTTCCCCGGTGTGATGCTGGAGGCTATTGTCCATCAGCTGGAGCTCCTGCCTGCTGGAAACCACCGAGAGGACCCGAGTGTGGACAGCCGGTCTCGCCGCGCCTGGACCTCTCTGTCCCGAAGGTCTGTGAGGTCTGTAAtgtatattatatttttaattattttattatattattatcatttattcattacaCGGGAATGCTGATACAACCTTTCTTGTCACTCAATTCGAGTCCAAACACTAAAatcaccattaaaaaaaaccttgtggCGATCACAACCAGCACGGACGGAGGAGGATCCAGATTGAGACCAGAACAGCCGAATCGCTGCAGACGCGCAGTGGCTGAAAACTGGGGGCCGCGGGCCAAACGTGTTCCTTgactgccatctagcggcctTTACTATAATAACAGCGTTACTATGGCCTGTTCACGTGTCTGTGCAAAGATGTTCAGGAGGCAAAGATGTTCAATATCTTTTCTACTGatatatgtatttttcttttgaaaaatggtgttttattgcatttaaatgtttttattagcTCGGCATTTGAATGAGGATTAGCAGCTTCCACTTACAAAAAGGGATTTTAAAGCATGACACCCAATTCAAGACACATGAATACATTTCACAGCATTAAAGGCCCCTATTAAGGATTTCTTGTGCTCCAGTGCAACCTTGACCATGTACACTACAGAAGCTAGCACAgtgaattcacacacacacacacacacacacacaccacacacacacacacacacacacacacacacgcaaactgGGGTCACTGTTTGCTGCAGAACACACTCATCAAAGTTTCATCGCCAAAGTCAAATGatgttggaacactgagctggcTTCTCATTTTAGTGCTAGATCAAGGATTCAGATGCCAGAGAGTGTAATGGAACCCCTGATCCCTGgttaatttttaaaaactgatacCCGGAGTTTTGCAGAGCCAAGCGACCGACTGCTGAGGGTGtatggaggacagatggacgcG
It includes:
- the six3a gene encoding homeobox protein SIX3a, yielding MVFRSPLELYPSHFFLPNFADRPLLLANSAPTTRSPEDLSMFQLPTLNFSPEQVASVCETLEETGDIERLGRFLWSLPVAPGACEAINKHESILRARAVVAFHTGNFRDLYHILENHKFTKESHGKLQAMWLEAHYQEAEKLRGRPLGPVDKYRVRKKFPLPRTIWDGEQKTHCFKERTRSLLREWYLQDPYPNPSKKRELAQATGLTPTQVGNWFKNRRQRDRAAAAKNRLQHQAIGPSGMRSLSEAGLTPHSSAESPSTAASPTTSVSSMTERVDTGTSILSVTSSDSECDV